The Streptomyces sp. NBC_01275 genome has a segment encoding these proteins:
- a CDS encoding beta-ketoacyl synthase N-terminal-like domain-containing protein — MSKFAIVGISCLFPGAATPDAYWDNLRDGVDSRTEGGPEVFGPAADARDTDPAHHITSMRGGFVSGFDFDPTGYLLRPDDLTRLDRVFHWSLHVAREALRDSGHADRPGLLTRTGLVIGDYSFPTPASARISLPLVHEAVLAGLRASGRPAPDAAPLLDPAAVHPADARVSGAPARVTAAALGLGGPRYALDAACSSALYALKLACDHLAAGQADLVLAGGVCAPDPTLIHLSFSDLHAYPGNGVSQPFDARSTGILTGQGAGMVAVRRLADALADGDRIYAVVDGIGLSNDGAGRHLLVPNPAGQRSSYELAYAQAGFGPELVDYLECHATGTPIGDSTEAESVADWFGARGAIPALGSVKGNLGHLLTVAGLSSLLKVILAMGHGHLPPTLGVERPLTDRLPVVREGRAWPEHPGPRRAAVSAFGFGGTNAHVVLSQGTQRLQGIQGIQGIPETPETRTGEGASEPVVVPPALDVVGLGAHFGTLDSAAAFERALHDGTNAFRPLPEHRWRGLEDTPGGTLERAGLTRAQLPEGGFVDRVELDPADHRIPPADLRNYNLQHALISKVADEALRDAGYDRTVPPGRKAPDPRRVAVVVAMEIEPSAHLHLARYGLGDFLRRAYADAGLEPTPEQLLAAARDAVHEPIVANEVLSYIGNIMASRISSLWNLTGPSFTVSSDGAGAAEALQIARLLLLDESVEAVLVGAVDLAASPENLLLRGGRPAAGAGLSFGEGQRGRRIGEGAGAVVVTRAGEAARPGYARVDSIAVRHAAPVDGVLPEADAGALAAAAGQALADAGIGPGDVGYLEAHAGGTAAQDTTELEGLARVYPAGSGAVALGSAKAQVGDVQAASAMAGLLRAVLCVHHGYVPGVPGWRRPDPELSDHFAASAFHVPDSSRPWLRGGSAGGSGDGDGDERGRGGGEERGRGHKGRRYASVSVIGSDGAHGHVVLSGERTRGDEVSADWRRAGAPLLLPLGAAGVDGLLAEVDRHLVLLAEGADPYRLGRAAAERLAGSNLRVVLVGRDGEQLRQQLESAAHGLREAYAKGEEWTTPAGSCFAPRPIGAEGKVALVYPGAFNSYPGLGRDLFRVFPSLLNRFEAEAADPDRLFRAAQLYPRTQVALERRALMELEGRLGEDVPFMLATGTTFAILYTDLVRELLGVPAHGAFGYSLGESSMLFATGGWRRSARRDDRISATPLFHDRLTGPRRTVRELWNLPEDTPDAAVWGSFVLLESADRVTEALARYERVFLTHVNTPTEAVIAGDPAQCRSLIAELGCPSARSPVGSVMHCPVVDGELAALAELNDHPTGSPGGLELLSAYDYGPVGDLEQGEVARRIAQTLRGAIDFPRLVRTAHDRGFRYFIEVGPGATCTRWIHDTLGDAPHVAVPVDRRGVPAVRSVAQLAARLAAHGLPVDLTALLGPDPVSTARRALLRVPVGGGASIPAGVATRVAALTAGGSAAPSARPAAGLSATPSTPPAAASPAVRRSALSPRSPLSASPAPQVTEGRPVPVVAEVTDARTVPDPDPTQARPIPAATVSLEVTDPMPADPTLDDAEVITFDGEPIAFLPWAAQDTPPAPVAHRPAGGPAAPGERAALPGPPSAPVSSASTGSAATDLVRELRRQMVATHSVVMETQRVLQEHTLARTDALLEAPTATGRHTPRPVPFPSLPPRPVEPPAASRAVQPAPQRPALPASPSPAPVPAPAPAPVPAPVSAPVPEASGVVWGEEQLLAFATGRIADVFGPEFAPVDAYAKRVRLPAPPYHFVTRVTALQGETGVYEPSFIRTEYDVPEDAWYAVDGGVPPAVAIEAGQCDLLLISYLGIDFRNKGERVYRLLDSKLVFHGDLPRTGQTLRYDISINRFVRQGDTTLFFFSYLCYADGELILELKDACAGFFTQAELDTPLGVVVTERERQRRAALTKTWFKPLAYTDRDHLTAVELELLADGRPGEVFGPHHAQDPGLNPALRLPDVRLRMVDEIRIDRTGGPRGLGAITAHKRLEPDAWYFACHFPDDPVLAGSMVAEGAVQTLQAYLLHQGMHLVLPDARFQTIVGLETEVQVRGQITPAHSEIRYEIEVMELTLLPRPSVIADVLVYLGDKPVIRMRNFGIQIREKDGTPYRAGIGGVPEFLGRRNRAGEPAMINELHLAHAAKGDLGTAMGPEFDVYRDSRAPYIPNGDFQFVDRIMQLTGTRGDLKPGAEMVTEYDSPADAWYYRENSHPHMPNCVYMETSLQAAILNGYYLGATLKQPETEYSIRNLDGTATLVKDVDLRGKTVRHHSTLLMTSAVSGAVLQNFRYELSADGEVFYTGESLFGYFSEAALAHQAGLDNGTYVAPWIEQAPRENVRRIELADDAPQFTGDLALPGGHFHLVDQVDVVEGGGRHGKGYLHGRRRVRPDEWYFDCHFHRDPVMPGSLGVEAILQALRLYVRDQGLADGIARPRFALATDIAMSWKYRGQILRHDGELSFDAHIKEVRRDGDRLVVIADADLWKPGLRIYELTDVAIEVRSETSPEEAPDSADSGQSAPSADSAQSTDSADSAGSAASADDPRDQA, encoded by the coding sequence ATGAGCAAGTTCGCGATCGTCGGGATCTCCTGCCTCTTCCCCGGGGCGGCCACTCCCGACGCGTACTGGGACAATCTGCGCGACGGCGTCGACAGCCGTACGGAGGGCGGGCCGGAGGTCTTCGGCCCGGCCGCCGACGCCCGGGACACCGACCCCGCGCACCACATCACCAGCATGCGCGGCGGGTTCGTATCCGGCTTCGACTTCGACCCCACCGGATATCTGCTGCGCCCTGACGACCTCACCCGCCTCGACCGGGTCTTCCACTGGTCGCTGCACGTGGCCCGCGAGGCCCTGCGCGACAGCGGACACGCCGACCGCCCCGGGCTGCTGACCCGCACCGGCCTGGTGATCGGCGACTACTCCTTCCCCACCCCGGCCTCCGCGCGCATCAGTCTGCCCCTGGTCCACGAGGCCGTGCTGGCCGGTCTGCGCGCGTCCGGCAGGCCGGCGCCCGACGCGGCCCCGCTCCTCGACCCGGCCGCCGTGCACCCGGCCGACGCCCGCGTCAGCGGCGCCCCGGCCCGCGTCACGGCCGCCGCCCTGGGTCTGGGCGGCCCCCGCTACGCCCTCGACGCCGCCTGCTCCTCGGCGCTGTACGCGCTGAAGCTGGCCTGCGACCATCTGGCCGCCGGGCAGGCCGACCTGGTCCTCGCGGGCGGGGTGTGCGCCCCCGACCCGACGCTGATCCACCTCTCCTTCTCCGACCTGCACGCCTATCCCGGCAACGGCGTCAGCCAGCCCTTCGACGCCCGCTCCACCGGCATCCTCACCGGGCAGGGCGCCGGCATGGTCGCCGTACGGCGGCTCGCGGACGCCCTCGCCGACGGGGACCGGATCTACGCGGTCGTGGACGGCATCGGTCTGTCCAACGACGGCGCGGGCCGGCATCTGCTGGTCCCGAATCCGGCCGGGCAGCGGTCGTCGTACGAACTCGCCTACGCGCAGGCCGGGTTCGGACCCGAGTTGGTGGACTACCTGGAGTGCCACGCCACCGGGACGCCGATCGGCGACAGCACGGAGGCCGAGTCCGTCGCCGACTGGTTCGGCGCGCGGGGCGCGATCCCCGCGCTCGGTTCGGTGAAGGGCAACCTCGGGCATCTGCTGACCGTGGCGGGCCTGAGCAGTCTGCTGAAGGTGATCCTGGCCATGGGGCACGGGCATCTTCCGCCGACGCTCGGCGTCGAACGGCCGCTCACGGACCGGCTGCCGGTGGTGCGCGAGGGGCGGGCCTGGCCCGAACACCCCGGACCGCGCCGGGCGGCGGTGTCCGCGTTCGGCTTCGGCGGGACGAACGCCCACGTGGTGCTCTCCCAGGGGACCCAGCGGCTTCAGGGGATCCAGGGGATCCAAGGGATCCCGGAGACCCCGGAGACCCGGACCGGGGAAGGCGCGTCCGAGCCGGTCGTCGTTCCGCCCGCGCTGGACGTCGTCGGCCTCGGCGCGCACTTCGGCACGCTCGACTCGGCCGCCGCCTTCGAACGCGCGCTCCACGACGGCACGAACGCCTTCCGTCCACTGCCCGAGCACCGCTGGCGCGGCCTGGAGGACACCCCCGGCGGCACCCTTGAGCGGGCCGGTCTGACCCGGGCGCAGCTGCCCGAGGGCGGGTTCGTGGACCGCGTCGAACTGGATCCGGCCGACCACCGCATCCCCCCGGCCGACCTGCGCAACTACAACCTTCAGCACGCCCTGATCTCGAAGGTCGCCGACGAGGCGCTGCGCGACGCCGGGTACGACCGGACCGTGCCGCCCGGCCGGAAGGCCCCCGACCCGCGCCGGGTGGCGGTCGTGGTCGCGATGGAGATCGAGCCCAGCGCGCATCTGCACCTGGCGCGGTACGGCCTCGGCGACTTCCTGCGCCGGGCGTACGCCGACGCCGGTCTGGAACCGACGCCGGAGCAGCTCCTGGCGGCCGCCCGGGACGCGGTCCACGAGCCGATCGTCGCCAACGAGGTGCTGAGCTACATCGGCAACATCATGGCCAGCCGCATCTCCTCGCTCTGGAATCTCACCGGCCCCTCCTTCACCGTCTCCTCCGACGGCGCGGGCGCGGCCGAGGCCCTCCAGATCGCCCGACTCCTGCTGCTCGACGAGAGCGTGGAGGCCGTGCTGGTCGGCGCCGTCGACCTGGCCGCCTCCCCGGAGAACCTGCTGCTGCGCGGGGGACGTCCGGCGGCGGGCGCGGGTCTCAGCTTCGGCGAGGGACAGCGGGGCCGGCGCATCGGCGAGGGCGCGGGGGCCGTCGTGGTCACCCGGGCGGGCGAGGCCGCGCGGCCCGGGTACGCGCGGGTCGACTCCATCGCCGTACGGCATGCCGCTCCCGTCGACGGCGTGCTGCCGGAGGCGGACGCCGGGGCGCTCGCCGCAGCCGCCGGGCAGGCCCTTGCCGACGCCGGGATCGGGCCGGGGGACGTGGGCTACCTGGAGGCGCACGCGGGCGGTACGGCGGCGCAGGACACAACAGAGCTGGAGGGGCTGGCGCGGGTGTACCCGGCCGGGTCCGGGGCGGTCGCGCTCGGCAGTGCGAAGGCGCAGGTCGGGGATGTGCAGGCGGCGTCGGCGATGGCCGGGCTGCTGCGGGCGGTGCTGTGTGTGCACCACGGGTACGTCCCCGGGGTTCCGGGCTGGCGCAGGCCGGACCCGGAGCTGAGCGACCACTTCGCGGCCTCCGCCTTCCATGTGCCGGACTCCTCCCGGCCGTGGCTGCGCGGCGGGAGCGCTGGTGGCAGCGGCGACGGAGACGGCGATGAGCGCGGCCGTGGAGGCGGCGAGGAGCGCGGCCGTGGACACAAGGGCCGTCGGTACGCCTCGGTGAGCGTCATCGGATCCGACGGCGCGCACGGCCATGTGGTGCTGTCCGGTGAGCGCACCCGTGGGGACGAGGTGTCCGCCGACTGGCGTCGGGCCGGCGCCCCGCTGCTGCTGCCGCTCGGCGCGGCCGGCGTCGACGGGTTGCTGGCGGAGGTCGACCGCCATCTGGTGCTGCTGGCCGAGGGCGCGGACCCGTACCGGCTGGGCCGGGCCGCGGCCGAGCGGCTCGCGGGCAGCAACCTGCGGGTCGTCCTCGTCGGGCGGGACGGCGAACAGCTGCGGCAGCAGCTGGAGTCGGCCGCTCATGGCCTGCGGGAGGCGTACGCCAAGGGCGAGGAGTGGACGACGCCTGCGGGCAGTTGCTTCGCGCCGCGGCCGATCGGCGCGGAGGGGAAGGTGGCCCTGGTGTATCCGGGGGCCTTCAACTCCTATCCCGGGCTGGGCCGGGACCTGTTCCGCGTCTTCCCGTCACTGCTCAACCGCTTCGAGGCGGAGGCGGCGGACCCCGACCGTCTGTTCCGCGCGGCCCAGTTGTATCCGCGCACCCAAGTCGCCCTCGAACGGCGGGCGTTGATGGAGCTGGAGGGGCGACTCGGGGAGGACGTCCCCTTCATGCTGGCCACCGGCACCACCTTCGCCATCCTCTACACGGACCTGGTGCGGGAGTTGTTGGGCGTGCCGGCGCACGGCGCGTTCGGCTACAGCCTGGGCGAGTCCAGCATGCTCTTCGCCACCGGCGGCTGGCGGCGCTCGGCCCGCCGGGACGACCGGATCAGCGCGACCCCGCTGTTCCACGACCGGCTCACCGGCCCGCGCCGCACGGTACGGGAGCTCTGGAACCTGCCCGAGGACACGCCCGACGCGGCGGTGTGGGGCAGCTTCGTGCTGCTGGAGTCCGCGGACCGGGTCACCGAGGCGCTCGCCCGGTACGAGCGGGTCTTCCTCACCCACGTCAACACGCCCACCGAGGCCGTCATCGCCGGTGATCCCGCCCAATGCCGTTCCCTGATCGCTGAGTTGGGCTGCCCGTCGGCCCGCTCCCCGGTCGGCTCGGTGATGCACTGCCCGGTGGTCGACGGGGAGTTGGCCGCCCTCGCCGAGCTCAACGACCATCCGACGGGCTCACCGGGCGGCCTGGAACTGCTGAGCGCCTACGACTACGGGCCGGTCGGCGACCTGGAGCAGGGGGAGGTGGCCCGCCGCATCGCCCAGACCCTGCGCGGCGCCATCGACTTCCCGCGGCTCGTGCGCACCGCCCACGACCGGGGCTTCCGCTACTTCATCGAGGTCGGTCCCGGCGCGACCTGCACCCGCTGGATCCACGACACCCTCGGCGACGCCCCGCATGTGGCCGTGCCGGTGGACCGGCGCGGGGTGCCGGCCGTCCGTTCCGTCGCCCAGCTGGCGGCGCGGCTCGCCGCCCACGGGCTGCCCGTCGACCTCACCGCACTGCTCGGCCCGGACCCCGTGTCCACCGCCCGGCGCGCCCTGCTTCGGGTGCCGGTGGGCGGAGGCGCGTCCATCCCGGCGGGCGTGGCGACGCGGGTCGCCGCGCTGACGGCCGGGGGGTCGGCGGCCCCGTCCGCTCGACCGGCGGCCGGGCTGTCGGCGACGCCGTCCACCCCTCCTGCCGCCGCGTCTCCCGCGGTCCGCCGTTCCGCGCTCTCCCCGCGCTCCCCGCTCTCCGCCTCTCCCGCACCCCAGGTGACGGAGGGCCGACCCGTGCCCGTCGTCGCCGAGGTGACGGACGCCCGGACCGTGCCCGACCCCGACCCCACGCAGGCGCGGCCGATCCCCGCCGCGACCGTCTCGCTGGAGGTAACCGACCCGATGCCCGCCGACCCCACCCTCGACGACGCCGAGGTCATCACCTTCGACGGGGAGCCGATCGCCTTCCTGCCGTGGGCGGCCCAGGACACACCACCCGCACCCGTGGCCCACCGCCCGGCCGGCGGTCCCGCCGCACCCGGCGAAAGGGCCGCCCTGCCGGGACCGCCGTCCGCACCCGTGTCTTCGGCCTCGACCGGTTCCGCGGCCACCGACCTCGTGCGCGAGCTGCGCCGGCAGATGGTGGCCACGCACTCGGTGGTCATGGAGACGCAGCGGGTGCTCCAGGAGCACACCCTCGCGCGCACGGACGCGCTGCTCGAAGCGCCGACGGCCACCGGTCGGCACACGCCCCGTCCCGTCCCCTTCCCCTCCCTCCCGCCCCGCCCCGTCGAACCCCCGGCCGCGAGCCGTGCCGTCCAGCCCGCTCCGCAGCGCCCCGCCCTCCCCGCCTCCCCGTCCCCTGCCCCTGTGCCTGCCCCTGCGCCCGCCCCTGTGCCTGCGCCGGTGTCCGCCCCCGTCCCCGAGGCCTCCGGCGTCGTCTGGGGCGAGGAGCAGCTTCTCGCCTTCGCCACCGGCCGCATCGCCGACGTCTTCGGCCCCGAGTTCGCCCCCGTCGACGCCTACGCCAAGCGGGTGCGCCTGCCCGCCCCGCCGTACCACTTCGTCACCCGCGTCACCGCGCTGCAGGGCGAGACCGGGGTCTACGAGCCGTCGTTCATCCGTACCGAGTACGACGTGCCCGAGGACGCCTGGTACGCCGTCGACGGCGGGGTGCCGCCGGCGGTGGCCATCGAGGCCGGCCAGTGCGACCTGCTGCTGATCAGCTACCTGGGCATCGACTTCCGCAACAAGGGCGAGCGCGTCTACCGGCTGCTCGACAGCAAACTGGTCTTCCACGGCGACCTGCCCCGCACCGGCCAGACCCTGCGCTACGACATCTCCATCAACCGTTTCGTCCGCCAGGGCGACACGACCCTCTTCTTCTTCAGCTACCTCTGCTACGCCGACGGCGAGCTGATCCTCGAACTCAAGGACGCCTGCGCCGGTTTCTTCACGCAGGCGGAGCTGGACACCCCGCTCGGCGTCGTGGTGACCGAGCGGGAGCGGCAGCGGCGGGCGGCGCTGACGAAGACCTGGTTCAAGCCGCTGGCGTACACCGACAGGGACCATCTCACCGCCGTGGAGCTGGAGTTGCTGGCCGACGGCCGTCCGGGCGAGGTCTTCGGCCCGCACCACGCCCAGGACCCGGGGCTCAACCCCGCGCTGCGGCTGCCGGACGTCCGGCTGCGCATGGTCGACGAGATCCGCATCGACCGGACGGGCGGACCGCGCGGCCTCGGCGCGATCACCGCGCACAAGCGGCTGGAGCCTGACGCCTGGTACTTCGCGTGCCACTTCCCCGACGACCCGGTGCTGGCCGGCTCGATGGTCGCCGAGGGCGCGGTCCAGACCCTCCAGGCGTATCTGCTCCACCAGGGCATGCACCTGGTCCTGCCGGACGCCCGCTTCCAGACGATCGTCGGGCTGGAGACGGAGGTGCAGGTGCGCGGCCAGATCACCCCGGCGCACTCCGAGATCCGCTACGAGATCGAGGTCATGGAGCTGACGCTGCTCCCGCGTCCCTCGGTGATCGCCGACGTCCTGGTGTACCTGGGCGACAAGCCGGTGATCCGGATGCGGAACTTCGGCATCCAGATCCGGGAGAAGGACGGCACGCCGTACCGGGCCGGGATCGGTGGCGTGCCCGAGTTCCTCGGCCGCCGCAACCGGGCCGGCGAGCCCGCGATGATCAACGAGCTGCATCTCGCGCACGCCGCGAAGGGCGACCTCGGGACGGCGATGGGCCCCGAGTTCGACGTCTACCGGGACAGCAGGGCGCCGTACATCCCCAACGGGGATTTCCAGTTCGTCGACCGCATCATGCAACTGACCGGCACTCGTGGTGACTTGAAGCCCGGGGCGGAGATGGTCACCGAGTACGACTCGCCTGCCGACGCCTGGTACTACCGCGAGAACTCCCACCCGCACATGCCCAACTGCGTCTACATGGAGACGTCCCTCCAGGCGGCGATCCTGAACGGCTACTACCTCGGCGCCACCCTCAAGCAGCCCGAGACCGAGTACTCCATCCGCAACCTCGACGGCACGGCGACCCTCGTCAAGGACGTCGACCTGCGCGGCAAGACCGTCCGCCACCACTCCACGCTGCTGATGACCAGCGCGGTGTCGGGTGCGGTGCTGCAGAACTTCCGCTACGAACTCTCCGCCGACGGCGAGGTGTTCTACACGGGCGAGTCCCTCTTCGGCTACTTCAGCGAGGCCGCCCTCGCCCACCAGGCCGGCCTGGACAACGGCACGTATGTGGCGCCCTGGATCGAGCAGGCCCCGCGCGAGAACGTCCGCCGGATCGAACTCGCCGACGACGCCCCGCAGTTCACCGGCGACCTGGCCCTGCCCGGCGGTCACTTCCACCTCGTCGACCAGGTGGACGTGGTCGAGGGCGGCGGAAGACACGGCAAGGGCTATCTGCACGGCCGGCGCCGGGTCCGGCCCGACGAGTGGTACTTCGACTGCCACTTCCACCGCGACCCGGTGATGCCCGGCTCGCTCGGCGTCGAGGCGATCCTCCAGGCCCTGCGCCTGTACGTCCGCGACCAGGGCCTGGCGGACGGCATCGCCCGCCCCCGCTTCGCGCTCGCCACGGACATCGCGATGAGCTGGAAGTACCGCGGCCAGATCCTGCGCCACGACGGCGAGCTGAGCTTCGACGCGCACATCAAGGAGGTGCGCCGGGACGGCGACCGACTGGTCGTGATCGCCGACGCCGACCTGTGGAAGCCGGGCCTGCGCATCTACGAACTCACGGACGTGGCCATCGAGGTGCGCTCCGAGACGAGCCCCGAAGAAGCCCCCGACTCCGCCGACTCCGGCCAGTCCGCCCCGTCCGCCGACTCGGCCCAGTCCACCGACTCCGCCGACTCCGCCGGCTCCGCCGCCTCCGCCGACGACCCCCGCGACCAGGCCTGA
- a CDS encoding PfaD family polyunsaturated fatty acid/polyketide biosynthesis protein: MQTQTTPLRWHGASGPRTDPAGIREALSDLDRSCFVVRTPSGVGAVSGGQATTGEGLPLLAAAAPLPPHTLGSPAFLAAHGVRHAYMAGAMAGGIASADLVIALAREGFLASYGAAGLLPETIEKALTRFAAELPGLPYAVNLIHSPSEERLEREAVELFLRHGVRCVEASAFMSLSPHVVRYRLTGLRRAANGAVAADHRLIAKISRPETAERFMRPAPAAVVSALLAQGLISAEQADLAKYVPVADDITVEGDSGGHTDRRPLTALLPTILRLRDTVQHEHRYPTPIRVGAAGGLGCPTSVAGAFAMGAAYVVTGSVNQSCVESGASKAAKALLADAGIADCEMAPAADMFEMGVELQVLKKGTLFPMRAKRLYELYQTYDGLAALPDAERARVESQIMRRPLDEVWQECVGYFSRRDPDQLARAADHPKRQMALVFRWYLGMASRWSTVGDPDRVLDYQVWCGPAMGAFNDWVTASYLKAPGNRRVADVAHHLMRGAAFHTRLAQLRVAGVRVPASAADYRPVPLETPSLEAAR; the protein is encoded by the coding sequence ATGCAGACCCAGACCACTCCCCTGCGCTGGCACGGAGCGAGCGGCCCCCGCACCGACCCCGCGGGCATCCGCGAGGCCCTCTCCGACCTCGACCGTTCGTGTTTCGTCGTGCGCACCCCCTCCGGCGTCGGCGCGGTCTCCGGCGGGCAGGCGACCACCGGCGAGGGCCTGCCCCTGCTGGCCGCGGCCGCGCCCCTGCCTCCGCACACCCTCGGCTCCCCCGCCTTCCTCGCCGCACACGGCGTCCGGCACGCCTACATGGCGGGCGCGATGGCCGGCGGCATCGCCTCCGCCGACCTGGTGATCGCACTGGCCCGGGAGGGCTTCCTCGCCTCCTACGGCGCGGCCGGGCTGCTGCCGGAGACCATCGAGAAGGCGCTGACCCGGTTCGCCGCCGAGCTCCCCGGACTGCCGTACGCCGTCAACCTCATCCACAGCCCGAGCGAGGAGCGCCTGGAGCGCGAGGCGGTGGAGTTGTTCCTGCGCCACGGGGTGCGGTGCGTGGAGGCGTCGGCGTTCATGAGCCTCAGCCCGCACGTGGTGCGCTACCGGCTGACCGGCCTGCGGCGCGCGGCGAACGGCGCCGTGGCCGCCGACCACCGTCTCATCGCCAAGATCTCCCGCCCGGAGACCGCCGAGCGCTTCATGCGGCCGGCGCCGGCCGCCGTCGTGAGCGCTCTGCTCGCCCAGGGCCTGATCAGCGCCGAGCAGGCGGACCTCGCCAAGTACGTCCCCGTCGCCGACGACATCACGGTCGAGGGCGACTCCGGCGGCCACACCGACCGCCGCCCGCTCACCGCCCTGCTGCCGACGATCCTGCGGCTGCGCGACACCGTCCAGCACGAGCACCGCTACCCCACCCCCATCCGGGTGGGCGCGGCGGGCGGCCTGGGCTGCCCGACGTCGGTGGCCGGCGCGTTCGCCATGGGCGCCGCCTACGTCGTCACCGGCTCGGTCAACCAGTCCTGCGTCGAGTCCGGCGCGTCCAAGGCGGCCAAGGCGCTCCTCGCCGACGCCGGCATCGCCGACTGCGAGATGGCGCCGGCGGCCGACATGTTCGAAATGGGCGTGGAACTCCAGGTGTTGAAGAAGGGCACCCTGTTCCCGATGCGTGCCAAGCGCCTCTACGAGCTCTACCAGACGTACGACGGTCTGGCGGCCCTCCCCGACGCCGAGCGGGCCAGGGTGGAGTCGCAGATCATGCGCCGTCCGCTGGACGAGGTCTGGCAGGAGTGCGTCGGCTACTTCAGCCGCCGCGACCCCGATCAGCTGGCCCGGGCCGCCGACCACCCCAAGCGGCAGATGGCGCTGGTGTTCCGCTGGTACCTGGGCATGGCCTCGCGCTGGTCCACGGTCGGCGATCCCGACCGCGTCCTGGACTACCAGGTGTGGTGCGGGCCCGCAATGGGCGCCTTCAACGACTGGGTCACCGCCAGCTACCTCAAGGCCCCCGGAAACCGCCGGGTCGCCGACGTGGCCCACCATCTGATGCGCGGCGCCGCCTTCCACACCCGGCTCGCCCAGCTCCGGGTGGCGGGCGTGCGTGTCCCGGCGTCGGCGGCCGACTACCGCCCCGTCCCCCTCGAGACACCGTCCCTGGAGGCCGCCCGGTGA